Proteins from a single region of Stigmatella erecta:
- a CDS encoding metallophosphoesterase family protein, which yields MASHAHVSTAPASSAAPPPRPPGRKMVSWLDPLLLAKTSLRATISATIGKQADRRLLDALAAPEVKPFDLSVDAAGNPREELWFDYVSDLGDGWDPTYAVAQAVSRPTLPVRDASGTTYETRGGELLVFGGDEVYPAASVAEYEERTLHPWICAIRGQRPPPHLFAVPGNHDWYDGLVSFMRLFCQGRTLDGFKTHQRRSYFSVKLPQGWWLLGVDMQLESDIDRPQVSYFEKLAKQMHEDDRIILCLAEPAWLASQGHSQESRFRLENNLRYLEKHVLGKKVSIFLAGDIHHYHRHANAEGRQKIVAGGGGAFLHPTHAYPEEATPQEGFTPRKSFPSPRESRRLCWRNLGLAATSPRFGVLTGLLYLLLAWALPVNLGSANVAQSLGLVALTLLSSPGLVLITVLALLGLIGFADQRFGRWRWAAGGLHGLAHLAAVFLLALGVAHLMGSVLHLPFRSPGRDLLSAGLFFAGGFLAGPTIMGLYLLLSLNVFGVHANEAFSSLAIPDWKNFIRLHIGKNGELRLFPIGIRRVPRAWKPGATVREPAWVADPQDRRATPPALIEPPIVL from the coding sequence ATGGCCTCACACGCCCACGTGAGCACCGCTCCAGCCTCCTCCGCCGCACCGCCGCCCCGGCCCCCGGGCCGAAAGATGGTGTCCTGGTTGGATCCCCTCCTCCTCGCGAAGACGAGCCTGAGGGCCACCATCTCCGCCACGATCGGGAAACAGGCCGACCGGCGGCTGCTCGACGCGTTGGCGGCTCCCGAGGTGAAGCCCTTCGACCTCTCCGTCGATGCAGCGGGCAACCCCCGGGAGGAGCTGTGGTTCGACTATGTCTCGGACCTGGGGGATGGCTGGGACCCCACCTACGCGGTGGCCCAGGCGGTCTCCCGGCCCACCCTGCCGGTACGGGACGCGTCAGGAACCACCTACGAGACGCGCGGCGGCGAGCTGCTCGTGTTCGGTGGAGACGAGGTGTACCCGGCCGCCAGCGTGGCGGAGTACGAGGAGCGAACCCTCCACCCCTGGATCTGTGCCATCCGTGGGCAGCGGCCGCCCCCTCACCTGTTCGCCGTCCCGGGAAACCATGACTGGTACGATGGGCTCGTTTCCTTCATGCGCCTGTTCTGCCAGGGCCGCACCCTCGACGGGTTCAAGACCCACCAGCGGCGCAGCTACTTCTCCGTGAAGTTGCCCCAGGGGTGGTGGCTGCTCGGCGTGGACATGCAGCTCGAGTCGGACATCGATCGGCCTCAGGTCTCCTACTTCGAGAAGCTCGCGAAGCAGATGCATGAAGACGACCGCATCATCCTGTGCCTGGCGGAGCCCGCCTGGCTGGCCTCCCAGGGCCACTCCCAGGAGAGCCGCTTCCGCTTGGAGAACAACCTCCGCTACCTCGAGAAGCACGTGCTGGGAAAGAAGGTCAGCATCTTCCTCGCGGGAGATATCCACCATTACCACCGCCACGCCAACGCGGAGGGCCGGCAGAAGATCGTTGCCGGCGGGGGCGGTGCCTTCCTGCACCCGACCCACGCGTACCCGGAGGAGGCCACCCCCCAGGAGGGCTTCACCCCGCGCAAGAGCTTCCCGAGCCCCCGGGAGTCCCGGCGGCTGTGCTGGCGCAACCTCGGGCTCGCGGCCACCAGTCCCCGGTTTGGGGTGCTCACCGGCCTGCTCTATCTGCTCTTGGCCTGGGCGCTCCCAGTGAACCTCGGCAGTGCGAACGTGGCGCAGTCCCTGGGGCTCGTGGCGCTCACGCTGCTCTCCAGCCCCGGGCTCGTGCTCATCACCGTGCTCGCCCTCCTGGGCTTGATCGGTTTCGCGGACCAACGCTTTGGCCGCTGGCGCTGGGCCGCCGGGGGACTGCACGGCCTGGCGCACCTGGCCGCGGTGTTTCTGCTCGCCCTGGGCGTGGCGCACCTGATGGGCTCCGTCCTGCATCTGCCCTTCCGGAGCCCAGGAAGGGACTTGCTCAGCGCAGGGTTGTTCTTCGCGGGCGGCTTCCTGGCCGGACCGACGATCATGGGGCTCTACCTGCTCCTCTCGCTCAACGTCTTCGGTGTCCACGCGAACGAGGCGTTTTCCTCCCTGGCGATCCCGGACTGGAAGAACTTCATCCGGCTGCACATCGGCAAGAACGGGGAGCTGCGCCTCTTTCCCATCGGCATCCGGCGCGTGCCCCGGGCCTGGAAGCCGGGGGCGACCGTTCGCGAGCCGGCGTGGGTCGCGGATCCCCAGGATCGGCGGGCCACGCCCCCAGCGCTCATCGAGCCCCCCATCGTCCTGTGA
- a CDS encoding radical SAM protein: MHTSPLAAGLFQGRKTLSIMPTFTCPAACKDCGTLSSPKDRTRLALSTILDAIHQAKELGFYNVVFTGGEATLRWDDLLAAIREADSLGFPTRIVTNAHWAHSREAAHEKIARLMDAGLSEINYSTGDEHVRFIPLERVVHATVAAAERHLPTHIMVELRAERRVTRELLLGQPAIAALAPELRECLRVIESPWMPLSPGETQRYPDHVAVTAANLPSRTGCDSVLQTYTLQSDGRIGSCCGLGLRVIPELNVATAQEGSAFLREAIEAAENDFLKLWIRYKGPEKILAWAAERDPSIQWEGRFGHHCQACQMLYRDPRIARVIREHYKEIVAEVVQSAWLDERYAPSRLRRGASDGQLDMTR, translated from the coding sequence ATGCACACGTCCCCACTGGCGGCCGGGTTGTTTCAAGGGCGCAAGACCCTGTCCATCATGCCCACCTTCACGTGTCCCGCCGCGTGCAAGGATTGTGGAACGCTCAGCAGCCCGAAGGATCGGACCCGGTTGGCGCTGAGCACCATCCTCGATGCCATCCACCAGGCGAAGGAGCTGGGCTTTTACAACGTGGTCTTCACCGGAGGGGAGGCGACCTTGCGGTGGGATGATCTGCTGGCCGCCATCCGCGAAGCGGACTCGCTCGGGTTTCCCACGCGCATTGTCACCAACGCGCACTGGGCCCACTCCCGGGAGGCCGCTCACGAGAAGATCGCCCGGCTCATGGACGCGGGCCTGTCGGAGATCAACTACAGCACGGGGGATGAGCACGTGCGCTTCATTCCCCTGGAACGGGTGGTCCACGCCACGGTGGCCGCCGCCGAGCGGCATCTCCCCACGCATATCATGGTCGAGCTCCGAGCCGAGCGCCGCGTCACCCGGGAGCTGCTCCTCGGACAACCCGCTATCGCCGCGCTGGCCCCGGAGCTGCGGGAGTGCCTCCGGGTGATCGAGAGCCCCTGGATGCCGCTGTCACCTGGCGAGACGCAACGCTACCCGGACCACGTCGCCGTGACCGCGGCCAACCTTCCCAGCCGGACCGGTTGTGACAGCGTCTTGCAGACCTATACCCTGCAGTCCGATGGCCGGATTGGCTCCTGCTGCGGCCTGGGGCTTCGCGTCATCCCCGAGCTGAACGTGGCCACGGCCCAGGAAGGCAGCGCGTTCCTGAGGGAGGCCATCGAAGCCGCGGAGAACGACTTCCTGAAGCTGTGGATCCGCTACAAGGGGCCCGAGAAGATCCTGGCCTGGGCCGCCGAGCGGGACCCCTCCATCCAGTGGGAAGGCCGCTTCGGCCACCACTGCCAGGCGTGTCAGATGCTCTACCGGGATCCGCGCATCGCACGGGTCATCCGCGAGCATTACAAGGAGATCGTCGCCGAGGTGGTCCAGAGTGCCTGGCTGGATGAGCGGTATGCGCCCTCGCGGTTGCGGCGCGGGGCCTCTGACGGCCAGCTCGACATGACCCGCTGA
- a CDS encoding GMC family oxidoreductase, whose protein sequence is MTQKPSSGRPHKDRLLQQLQQGTLSRRGFLTLLGLSATTVGTQTLFGCGDASSEYDYIIVGAGSAGCTLAARLLTDSDARVLLIEAGGTQDREEIRDFSQSWKLTQPGSETDWGYKSVPQPTLLDKVQSYSCGKVLGGSSSINGMVWVKGNPADFDGWAAAGCPGWDARSVQPSFQTLSQAIQPSAALTSRNALAQAVFEAAAGLGHARNTDYNGESQRGVSYTQLNVWEDGRRQDAFTAFVAPHADNPRLSLLTGARVKRISVRGKKADGVILDQDGAEQTLTANREVIICAGTVHTPHLLMLSGIGAPADLEPHGIPVVAAVPGVGQNLHDHLISVAARKLRQPEPASHITAMDVNVFFGEGPRPGMPRFQAQAYYMRYGWGTYPSEAVAFGLIHLHPTSRGTVKLRSADFRDAPLIDPALLSTEEDLAHQLEGYKAIRGMLAAPGLRDWVEDVEHTPGPDVSTDEQLLAALRQHSESDFHPVGTCRMGQDDLAVVDPQLRVKGLEGLRLASAAIMPTVPSGNTNAPSMMVGDHAGRRILGRG, encoded by the coding sequence ATGACCCAGAAGCCCTCCTCCGGACGTCCCCACAAGGACCGCCTCCTCCAGCAGCTCCAGCAAGGAACCCTCTCCCGCCGCGGCTTCCTGACGCTGCTCGGCCTGTCGGCCACCACCGTGGGAACCCAGACCCTGTTCGGCTGTGGGGATGCCTCCTCCGAGTACGACTACATCATCGTGGGCGCGGGCTCGGCGGGGTGTACCCTGGCGGCCCGGCTGCTCACGGACTCGGATGCGCGCGTGCTGCTGATCGAAGCCGGGGGCACGCAGGACCGGGAAGAGATCCGCGACTTCAGCCAGTCCTGGAAGCTGACGCAGCCCGGCTCCGAGACCGACTGGGGCTACAAGTCCGTGCCCCAGCCCACGCTGCTGGACAAGGTCCAGTCCTACTCCTGCGGCAAGGTGCTGGGGGGCAGCAGCTCCATCAACGGCATGGTCTGGGTGAAGGGCAATCCGGCCGACTTCGATGGCTGGGCCGCGGCCGGATGCCCGGGGTGGGACGCCCGCAGCGTTCAGCCCTCGTTCCAGACCTTGAGCCAGGCGATTCAGCCGTCCGCCGCGCTCACGTCGCGCAACGCGCTGGCCCAGGCGGTCTTCGAGGCCGCCGCCGGGCTCGGCCATGCCCGCAACACGGACTACAACGGCGAGAGCCAGCGGGGCGTGAGCTACACCCAGCTCAATGTGTGGGAAGACGGCCGGCGCCAGGACGCCTTCACCGCCTTCGTGGCGCCGCACGCGGACAACCCCCGGCTGAGCCTCCTGACCGGGGCCCGGGTCAAGCGCATCTCCGTGCGGGGAAAGAAGGCGGACGGCGTCATCCTGGACCAGGACGGCGCGGAGCAGACGCTGACGGCGAACCGGGAAGTCATCATCTGCGCGGGTACCGTGCACACCCCCCACCTGCTGATGCTCTCGGGGATTGGCGCTCCGGCGGACCTGGAGCCCCATGGCATTCCCGTGGTGGCGGCGGTGCCGGGCGTGGGACAGAACCTGCACGATCACCTCATCTCGGTGGCGGCCCGGAAGCTGCGGCAGCCCGAGCCGGCCTCTCACATCACCGCGATGGACGTGAACGTCTTCTTCGGCGAGGGGCCCCGGCCTGGCATGCCGAGGTTCCAGGCGCAGGCCTATTACATGCGCTACGGCTGGGGCACGTACCCCTCCGAGGCGGTGGCCTTCGGCCTCATCCACCTGCACCCGACGAGCCGGGGCACCGTGAAGCTGCGCTCGGCGGACTTCCGGGACGCGCCGCTCATCGATCCGGCCCTGCTCTCCACGGAGGAGGACCTGGCCCATCAGCTCGAAGGCTACAAGGCCATCCGGGGCATGCTCGCCGCGCCCGGCCTGCGCGACTGGGTGGAGGACGTGGAACACACCCCCGGGCCGGACGTCTCCACGGACGAGCAGCTGCTGGCCGCCCTGCGCCAGCACTCCGAGAGCGACTTCCATCCGGTGGGCACGTGCCGCATGGGCCAGGATGACCTGGCGGTGGTGGATCCCCAGCTCCGGGTGAAGGGCCTGGAGGGGCTGCGGCTGGCGAGCGCCGCCATCATGCCCACCGTCCCCTCGGGCAACACCAACGCGCCCAGCATGATGGTGGGCGACCACGCGGGCCGGCGGATCCTCGGGCGCGGCTGA
- a CDS encoding PAS domain S-box protein: MSLSQPDEARLLRAEIERLRGLLLREGIDPSGTGDASYRRIVESAIDFAVVAMDRQGRITRWSEGARRILGWTPEEIIGESPAAFFTEEDRALGIPELEMRTALEQGRAIDERWHQRRDGSRFWASGEMMPLKDEQGAPIGFVKILRDRTAQKQLEEERERFILLAEQSPDFVGLADAQGQGVFINRAGRRMVGVADGETRGVSIADIFPPEERAFVRDVILPTQRAQGHWRGRMHFLHRGTGARIPMDYNAFVLRDGTGALTGYATISRDLTAAEQAESALRRSDERLQLALKSSGTLGVWDWDMQANKLYTDARCAWLYSVSPEAAAGGAPLEAYLPGIHPEDVPRVRQWIERCIETGEEHENEYRVRPSGGEVRWVQVRGRAYPGPDGKPARFPGIILDITQRKQAELRQRALLDLSDRLRDLSDSGEIAALAAQLLGETLGLTRAGFARAELETQTLLIERDWSNGRVAGIAGSYPIAVFGSSVARLRQGLPIVEPDAETARWVAPEELPNLRGLDIRGFIVLPLLRQDRLVGFVYAHSDSPRSWTEADVAFIREISSRTWEAIERAQAEQRLRESEARLRVILETVPVGIVIAEAPSGRIIGGNRRSEEILRHPLPETPDIESYRNWESYHPDGRRVEGHEYPLSRIIHGGEGPCALEVLYMRGDRTQAWVRLMGAPIRDEQGTVTGAVVAILDIDHERRAELALREREQDLRLLTDEAPEMIGYVDQNMVYRFVNRTYEKWFARPREQILGTTVEELVGKEAFAQRERYFRRALAGEAVIFEGSLDTPGLPRRDLELRFFPRRDAQGAIQGAYLFILDTTERKRIERMLREANERLEQRVEERTRERDRIWNHSDELMGVIGLDGYLKSINPAWTRLLGYSEQELLARPFMELIHPEDHTNVLDVMASLARGERIQGLEDRLRRADGVYRSFSWTAVPANGIFYAIARDVTAEREATALQQRLFSIIDQSPDFIGFSDLQGRVLYVNAAGQRMMGMEGPSEVGERTVLEYFTPGERPLIEGTALPTVLREGKWVGRSRFRHFKTGAEIPVEYSVFATRNERGELSGLGTVTQDISGLLQHEQVLREVEEKLRQSQKMEAVGQLTGGIAHDFNNLLGGIIGAMEMLRRRIEAGRYTETEKYITATVNSANRAAALTARLLAFGRRQSLDVKPADINALVLSMVELLRRTLGESVSLKTLLAPELWPATTDANQFENALLNLAINARDAMPDGGKLTVESHNTRLDAAYAHGFDGLKPGDYVVMSVSDTGQGMPPEVIARAFEPFFTTKPIGQGTGLGLSMIYGFAKQVGGHVRIYSEVGQGTTVKLYMPRHVGESAEAGKAPRAGEPPRAQEGETVLVVEDEPAVRMLVTDILGDLGYAALEAKDARSALPFIEGPGRIDLLVTDVGLPGGMNGRQLAEIARQRRHGLQVLFITGYAEGASVRGGFLAPGMEMITKPFALDVLAAKIREMIERKQKERPGEGV, encoded by the coding sequence ATGAGTCTTTCCCAGCCCGATGAAGCGCGGCTCCTGCGTGCCGAGATCGAACGTCTGCGCGGACTGTTGCTTCGGGAGGGAATCGATCCGAGTGGCACCGGAGATGCGAGCTACCGGCGCATCGTCGAGAGCGCGATCGACTTCGCGGTCGTCGCCATGGATCGCCAGGGGCGGATCACCCGCTGGAGCGAGGGGGCCCGGCGCATTCTCGGGTGGACGCCGGAGGAGATCATCGGCGAGAGCCCTGCGGCGTTCTTCACCGAGGAGGATCGCGCGCTGGGGATTCCAGAGCTGGAGATGCGCACGGCCCTGGAGCAGGGCCGGGCCATCGATGAGCGCTGGCACCAGCGGCGCGATGGCTCCCGGTTCTGGGCAAGCGGCGAGATGATGCCGCTCAAGGACGAGCAGGGCGCGCCCATCGGCTTCGTGAAGATTTTGCGCGACCGCACCGCGCAGAAGCAGCTGGAGGAGGAGCGCGAGCGCTTCATCCTCCTGGCCGAGCAATCGCCCGACTTCGTGGGCCTCGCCGACGCCCAGGGACAGGGGGTCTTCATCAACCGGGCGGGACGCCGCATGGTGGGGGTCGCGGACGGGGAGACCCGCGGCGTGAGCATCGCGGACATCTTCCCGCCCGAGGAGCGCGCCTTCGTGCGGGACGTCATCCTGCCCACCCAGCGCGCCCAGGGCCACTGGCGGGGCCGGATGCACTTCCTGCACCGGGGCACCGGAGCGCGCATCCCGATGGACTACAACGCCTTTGTCCTGCGCGACGGGACGGGCGCGCTCACCGGCTACGCGACCATCAGCCGCGACCTCACCGCCGCCGAGCAGGCCGAGTCCGCGCTGCGCCGGAGCGATGAGCGCTTGCAGTTGGCCCTGAAGTCCTCGGGCACCCTCGGGGTCTGGGACTGGGACATGCAGGCCAACAAGCTCTACACGGACGCGCGATGCGCCTGGCTGTACTCCGTGTCGCCGGAGGCGGCGGCCGGCGGGGCGCCGCTGGAGGCCTATCTTCCCGGCATCCATCCCGAGGATGTGCCGCGGGTGCGCCAGTGGATTGAGCGCTGCATCGAGACGGGCGAGGAGCACGAGAACGAGTACCGGGTGCGGCCCAGCGGGGGCGAGGTGCGGTGGGTCCAGGTCCGGGGGCGCGCTTACCCGGGCCCGGATGGCAAGCCCGCCCGTTTTCCGGGCATCATCCTCGACATCACCCAGCGCAAGCAGGCGGAGCTGCGCCAGCGCGCGCTGCTGGACCTGAGCGACCGGCTGCGGGACCTGAGCGACTCGGGAGAGATCGCCGCCCTGGCCGCGCAGCTGCTCGGCGAGACGCTGGGCCTGACCCGGGCGGGCTTCGCCCGGGCCGAGCTGGAGACGCAGACCCTCCTCATCGAGCGTGACTGGTCCAACGGCCGGGTCGCGGGGATCGCGGGGAGCTATCCCATCGCCGTCTTCGGCTCCTCCGTGGCGCGGCTGCGGCAGGGCCTGCCCATCGTCGAGCCGGATGCCGAGACGGCGCGGTGGGTGGCCCCCGAGGAGCTTCCGAACCTGCGCGGCCTGGACATCCGGGGCTTCATCGTCCTGCCGCTCCTGCGCCAGGACCGGCTCGTGGGCTTCGTCTACGCGCACAGCGATTCGCCCCGCTCCTGGACGGAGGCCGACGTGGCCTTCATCCGGGAGATCTCCTCGCGGACCTGGGAGGCCATCGAGCGGGCCCAGGCCGAGCAGCGGCTGCGCGAGAGTGAGGCCCGGCTGCGGGTCATCCTGGAAACGGTGCCGGTGGGCATCGTCATCGCGGAGGCCCCCTCCGGGCGCATCATCGGAGGCAACCGCCGCTCCGAGGAGATCCTCCGCCACCCCCTGCCCGAGACGCCGGACATCGAGAGCTACCGGAACTGGGAGTCCTACCATCCGGATGGGCGCCGGGTGGAGGGGCACGAGTACCCGCTCTCACGCATCATCCATGGCGGCGAGGGGCCCTGTGCGTTGGAGGTCCTCTACATGCGTGGGGACCGCACCCAGGCCTGGGTGCGGCTCATGGGCGCGCCCATCCGTGACGAGCAGGGCACGGTCACCGGCGCGGTCGTCGCCATCCTGGACATCGACCACGAGCGGCGCGCCGAGCTGGCGTTGCGCGAGCGCGAGCAGGACCTGCGCCTGCTGACGGACGAGGCGCCCGAGATGATCGGCTACGTCGATCAGAACATGGTCTACCGCTTCGTCAACCGCACCTACGAGAAGTGGTTCGCCCGGCCCCGGGAGCAGATCCTGGGCACGACCGTGGAGGAACTGGTGGGCAAGGAGGCCTTCGCGCAGCGCGAGCGCTACTTCCGGCGTGCGCTCGCGGGCGAGGCGGTCATTTTCGAGGGGAGCCTGGACACGCCGGGCTTGCCCCGCCGGGACCTGGAGCTGCGCTTCTTTCCCCGCCGGGACGCGCAAGGCGCCATCCAGGGCGCCTATCTCTTCATCCTGGACACCACGGAGCGCAAGCGGATCGAGCGCATGCTGCGCGAGGCGAACGAGCGCCTGGAGCAGCGCGTGGAGGAGCGCACGCGCGAGCGGGACCGCATCTGGAACCACTCGGACGAGCTGATGGGCGTCATCGGCCTGGATGGCTACCTCAAGTCCATCAACCCCGCCTGGACCCGGCTGCTGGGATACAGCGAGCAGGAGCTGCTGGCGCGTCCCTTCATGGAGCTCATCCACCCGGAGGACCACACCAACGTGCTCGACGTCATGGCGAGCCTGGCCCGGGGGGAGCGCATCCAGGGGCTGGAGGATCGCTTGCGGCGGGCGGATGGCGTCTACCGGTCCTTCTCCTGGACCGCGGTGCCCGCGAATGGCATCTTCTATGCGATCGCCCGGGATGTCACCGCGGAGCGCGAGGCCACCGCGCTCCAGCAGCGGCTGTTCAGCATCATCGACCAGTCGCCCGACTTCATCGGCTTCTCGGATCTCCAAGGCCGCGTGCTCTATGTCAACGCGGCGGGCCAGCGGATGATGGGCATGGAGGGGCCCTCCGAGGTGGGGGAGCGCACCGTCCTCGAATACTTCACCCCCGGGGAGCGGCCGCTCATCGAGGGCACGGCGCTGCCCACCGTCCTGCGCGAAGGCAAGTGGGTGGGCCGCAGCCGCTTCCGCCACTTCAAGACGGGGGCGGAGATTCCGGTCGAGTACAGCGTGTTCGCGACGCGGAACGAGCGGGGAGAACTCAGCGGCCTGGGGACGGTGACCCAGGACATCTCCGGGCTGCTCCAGCACGAGCAGGTCCTGCGCGAGGTGGAGGAGAAGCTGCGCCAGTCCCAGAAGATGGAGGCGGTGGGGCAGCTCACCGGCGGCATCGCGCACGACTTCAACAACCTGCTGGGCGGCATCATCGGCGCCATGGAGATGCTGCGGCGGCGCATCGAGGCGGGCCGCTACACCGAGACGGAGAAGTACATCACCGCCACCGTGAACTCGGCGAACCGGGCCGCCGCGCTCACCGCGCGCCTGCTGGCCTTTGGCCGCCGCCAATCGCTCGACGTGAAGCCCGCGGACATCAACGCGCTCGTCCTGTCCATGGTGGAGCTGCTGCGCCGCACCCTGGGCGAGAGCGTCTCGCTGAAGACCCTGCTCGCACCGGAGCTGTGGCCGGCGACCACCGACGCCAACCAGTTCGAGAACGCGCTGCTCAACCTGGCCATCAACGCCCGGGACGCCATGCCCGACGGCGGCAAGCTCACGGTGGAGAGCCACAACACCCGGCTCGACGCGGCCTATGCCCACGGCTTCGATGGGCTCAAGCCGGGGGATTACGTGGTCATGAGCGTGAGCGACACGGGCCAGGGCATGCCGCCGGAGGTCATCGCGCGTGCCTTCGAGCCATTCTTCACCACCAAGCCCATTGGCCAGGGTACGGGCCTCGGCCTGTCGATGATTTACGGCTTCGCCAAGCAGGTGGGCGGCCACGTCCGCATCTACTCGGAGGTGGGGCAGGGCACGACCGTCAAGCTGTACATGCCACGCCATGTGGGGGAGAGCGCCGAGGCGGGCAAGGCCCCGCGCGCCGGCGAGCCCCCCCGCGCTCAGGAGGGCGAGACGGTGCTCGTGGTGGAGGACGAGCCCGCGGTGCGCATGCTGGTGACGGACATCCTCGGGGACCTGGGCTACGCGGCGCTCGAGGCGAAGGATGCCCGCTCCGCGTTGCCCTTCATCGAGGGGCCGGGGCGCATCGATCTGCTGGTGACGGACGTGGGCCTGCCCGGGGGGATGAACGGGCGCCAGCTCGCGGAGATCGCGCGCCAGCGCCGCCACGGTCTCCAGGTGCTGTTCATCACCGGCTACGCGGAAGGGGCCTCGGTGCGCGGGGGCTTCCTGGCCCCCGGCATGGAGATGATCACCAAGCCCTTCGCGCTGGATGTCCTGGCGGCGAAGATCCGCGAGATGATCGAGCGGAAACAGAAGGAGCGGCCAGGGGAGGGCGTGTAG